The Megalobrama amblycephala isolate DHTTF-2021 linkage group LG7, ASM1881202v1, whole genome shotgun sequence genome window below encodes:
- the cd7al gene encoding cd7 antigen-like has product MLGLKYAHVTLLFLITPSVTAHGGIVYIHRVRNSSIDISCVSANKEENLFAFSLKRRLLQTSQVMYLSKGNTPYINKSEDKDRITVRDEFFNHTVHLTISNLQGQDTDVYHCEFHYGDLPYDKNIPGKIEFFIYVEDFSREPCNCSSYLPLLYVISGAACLLGVLVFTLATAYCCKWPNRRKPQPVVPVYEEMTGVRPTKGKATSRQTDIAKLEETNSSLATFLSNENHYVN; this is encoded by the exons ATGTTAGGTTTGAAGTATGCTCATGTTACTCTCTTGTTTCTTATCACCCCTTCTGTAACTG CACATGGAGGTATTGTTTATATCCACAGAGTGAGAAATTCGTCCATTGACATTTCCTGTGTATCGGCAAACAAGGAGGAAAACCTATTTGCCTTTTCACTGAAACGCAGGTTGCTGCAGACCAGTCAAGTAATGTATCTTTCAAAAGGAAACACACCATATATCAATAAATCTGAGGACAAGGATCGCATTACTGTACGTGATGAGTTCTTCAACCATACAGTTCATCTGACAATCTCAAACCTGCAAGGTCAGGACACAGACGTGTACCACTGTGAATTCCACTATGGTGATCTTCCATATGATAAGAATATCCCTGGCAAGATCGAGTTCTTCATCTATGTCGAAGACTTCT CTCGCGAGCCTTGTAATTGTTCAAGTTACCTGCCATTGCTGTATGTGATCTCTGGAGCTGCATGTCTGCTGGGTGTTCTGGTTTTCACTCTCGCTACAGCTTACTGT TGTAAATGGCCTAACCGTAGAAAGCCACAGCCTGTAGTTCCTGTTTATGAGGAGATGACTGGGGTGCGGCCCACCAAAGGAAAAGCCACAAGCCGTCAGACTGATATTGCAAAACTGGAGGAGACAAACAGCTCTTTGGCCACCTTCTTAAGCAACGAAAACCATTATGTAAATTGA
- the rhot1b gene encoding mitochondrial Rho GTPase 1b isoform X2 codes for MSLVSEEFPAVVPYRAEEITIPADVTPERVPTHIVDYSEAEQTDEQLYQEISKANVICIVYSVNNKKSIEKVTSHWIPLINERTDKDSRVPLILVGNKSDLVEHSSMETVLPIMNKYTEIETCVECSAKNLKNISELFYYAQKAVLHPTGPLYCPEKKEMRPACVRALTRIFKVSDLDNNGILNDYELTFFQRTCFNTPLAPQALEDVKNVVSKNLTDGVRDNGLTLKGFLFLHTLFIQRGRHETTWTVLRRFGYDDDLELHQDYLFPPLKIPPDCTTELNHNAYLFLQSIFDKHDKDRDCALSPEELMDLFDVFPYVPWGMDVNSTVCTNDQGWITYQGYLSQWTLTTYLDVQRCLEYLGYLGYSIIAEQESQASAITVTRDKKLDLQKKQTQRNVFRCHVFGLTGSGKTGFLQGFLGRNLVHQKTIREEHKSYYAISTAHVYGQEKYLLLHEVFPDFDFLSETELSCDIVCLIYDVSNPCSFEYCAQIFKQYFMDSKTPCMLIAAKSDLPETKQQYCMTPLEFCRKHKMPPPQSYTCNTAAAPSKDIFIKLTTMAVYPHARLRCMCTCNRCTFCLCQNFLNSELVQTVRTKLYTVVFSRHITHADLKSSTFWLRASVGATVFAVFGFAMYRALLRSR; via the exons ATGTCATTGGTCAGTGAGGAATTCCCAGCTGTG GTTCCTTACAGAGCTGAGGAGATCACTATACCAGCAGATGTCACACCAGAGAGAGTCCCCACTCATATAGTAGACTACTCAG AAGCTGAACAAACAGATGAACAACTGTATCAAGAGATATCAAAG GCCAATGTTATATGTATAGTCTACTCAGTGAACAACAAGAAGTCTATTGAGAAG GTGACAAGTCACTGGATTCCTCTGATAAATGAGAGAACAGACAAAGATAGCAG GGTTCCGCTGATCCTTGTGGGGAATAAATCTGATCTGGTTGAACATAGTAGTATGGAGACTGTCCTTCCCATCATGAACAAATACACAGAAATAGAGACTTGTGTGGAG TGTTCTGCTAAGAATCTGAAGAATATTTCAGAGTTATTTTACTATGCACAGAAGGCTGTCCTTCACCCTACAGGGCCACTCTACTGTCCAGAAAAGAAAGAG ATGAGGCCTGCCTGTGTTCGAGCATTGACACGAATTTTTAAGGTGTCAGATTTAGACAACAATGGCATCCTCAATGATTATGAGCTCACCTTTTTTCAG AGAACCTGTTTCAACACCCCACTAGCCCCACAAGCCCTGGAGGATgtaaaaaatgttgtaagtaaAAACCTGACGGATGGAGTGCGTGACAATGGGCTCACTCTCAAAG GTTTCCTTTTCCTACATACTCTCTTCATCCAAAGAGGAAGGCATGAGACCACGTGGACGGTACTGCGGAGGTTTGGATATGATGACGATCTTGAGCTGCATCAGGACTACCTGTTTCCCCC GTTAAAAATACCACCGGATTGCACCACAGAGCTCAATCACAATGCTTACCTGTTTCTACAGAGCATCTTTGATAAACATGATAAG GACAGAGACTGTGCTTTATCCCCTGAAGAGCTTATGGATCTCTTCGATGTTTTCCCCTATGTCCCCTGGGGAATGGATGTGAACAGTACCGTCTGCACTAATGACCAGGGCTGGATCACATATCAAGGCTATCTCTCTCAGTGGAC GTTAACAACTTACTTGGATGTCCAGCGATGTCTAGAATATCTTGGCTACCTTGGTTACTCCATCATTGCTGAGCAGGAGTCTCAGGCATCTGCCATAACAG TGACCCGTGATAAGAAGCTCGACCTTCAGAAGAAACAGACGCAACGGAATGTATTTCGCTGTCATGTGTTTGGACTAACTGGAAGTGGCAAAACTGGTTTCCTGCAGGGCTTCCTTGGCAGAAACCTTGTG CATCAGAAGACAATAAGAGAAGAGCATAAATCATATTATGCAATCAGCACTGCACATGTATATGGACAGGAGAAGTACTTGTTG CTCCATGAAGTCTTTCCAGATTTTGATTTCTTGTCTGAGACAGAACTTTCATGTGACATTGTGTGTCTGATCTATGATGTCAGCAACCCCTGCTCTTTTGAGTACTGCGCACAAATCTTCAAG CAATACTTCATGGACAGTAAGACTCCATGTATGTTGATTGCTGCAAAGTCAGACCTGCCAGAAacaaaacagcaatactgtatGACTCCACTGGAATTCTGCCGCAAGCACAAGATGCCTCCACCTCAGTCCTATACCTGTAACACAGCTGCGGCTCCCAGCAAAGACATCTTCATCAAACTCACCACCATGGCCGTGTACCC CCATGCGCGACTGCGCTGCATGTGTACCTGTAACAGGTGCACCTTCTGTCTGTGTCAGAACTTCCTCAACTCTGAGCTTGTCCAGACGGTTCGGACCAAACTCTACACTGTCGTCTTTAGCAG ACATATTACACATGCTGACCTGAAGAGCTCTACATTTTGGCTCCGAGCAAGTGTTGGTGCCACGGTTTTTGCTGTGTTTGGCTTTGCCATGTACAGAGCCCTCCTCAGATCTCGATGA
- the LOC125272932 gene encoding E3 ubiquitin-protein ligase RNF135 has translation MMSALYEDIVKFVANNLKCLICFNIFTKPVTLICGHNYCLKCINECWARSCAKRDCPQCRTDIRSSKLKINFTLCDILELQELGGRDRWEQILAETDQDYNPQHAGRTKVDTLMKRLDWLKSEIKKTEDSLSAELNSTQACEDGFGIYDSSTVSMDVTSSSIDSDASSYADRSFSQTSGDHQEQPSQYSTEDSSQEFVEEDPENSDSLFEDARPTPSAGAQHHNSDCAEAALQAKFVELSFSPQLGNRRLVFHTERRTVETQLGQGRTSPGRFDACQWMAEQEFTGGWFYWDVDTTFSTGWAVGVAYPDLMRNERLGKTSSSWCLEWSSRQLSACHNNIKIPVKHSVPNGIRVILDMAKGQLCFQGLDDSLLELHSFQVNFSGPVRPVFWLYGLSQNALTFPRH, from the exons ATGATGTCAGCATTATATGAGGATATCGTGAAGTTCGTCGCGAACAATCTTAAAtgcttaatatgttttaatatttttacaaagcCAGTTACGCTAATTTGTGGGCATAACTATTGTCTGAAGTGCATCAATGAATGTTGGGCACGTAGCTGCGCAAAGAGAGATTGCCCACAGTGCCGGACAGATATAAGGAGTAGTAAACTAAAAATTAACTTCACTCTGTGTGACATACTGGAATTACAGGAGCTTGGTGGTCGCGACAGATGGGAGCAGATTCTGGCAGAAACAGATCAAGACTATAACCCACAACACGCTGGGAGAACTAAAGTG GATACTTTAATGAAACGTCTGGACTGGTTAAAATCTGAGATCAAAAAGACAGAAGATTCTCTTTCAGCTGAATTGAATTCAACTCAGGCTTGTGAG GATGGGTTTGGCATTTATGATTCCTCGACTGTTTCGATGGATGTAACCAGTTCATCAATAGACAGTGATGCTTCAAGTTATGCTGACAGAAGTTTTAGTCAGACATCAGGGGATCATCAGGAACAACCTTCTCAGTACAGTACAGAG GATAGTTCACAGGAGTTTGTAGAAGAGGATCCAGAGAATTCAGACTCTCTGTTTGAGGATGCTCGACCTACTCCCAGTGCAGGAGCACAGCACCACAACAGTGACTGTGCTGAGG CTGCTCTTCAGGCAAAGTTTGTTGAGCTTTCCTTCTCTCCCCAGCTGGGAAACAGAAGGCTGGTTTTTCATACAGAGCGCCGTACAGTGGAAACACAACTGGGGCAAGGAAGAACTTCACCTGGCCGTTTTGATGCCTGTCAGTGGATGGCTGAGCAGGAATTTACAGGAGGGTGGTTTTACTGGGATGTGGACACCACATTCAGCACTGGATGGGCTGTTGGGGTGGCGTATCCCGATCTGATGCGTAACGAGAGATTGGGAAAGACTTCTTCGTCTTGGTGTTTGGAGTGGAGCAGTAGGCAACTGAGTGCTTGTCACAACAATATAAAGATCCCTGTAAAGCATAGTGTCCCTAATGGGATCAGAGTCATTCTGGATATGGCAAAAGGACAGTTGTGCTTTCAGGGTCTGGATGATAGCCTGCTTGAATTACACAGTTTCCAGGTGAATTTCTCTGGCCCTGTCAGACCTGTCTTCTGGCTTTATGGATTGTCGCAAAATGCCTTAACCTTTCCTAGACATTGA
- the rhot1b gene encoding mitochondrial Rho GTPase 1b isoform X3, producing MRKDVRILLVGEPKVGKTSLIMSLVSEEFPAVVPYRAEEITIPADVTPERVPTHIVDYSEAEQTDEQLYQEISKANVICIVYSVNNKKSIEKVTSHWIPLINERTDKDSRVPLILVGNKSDLVEHSSMETVLPIMNKYTEIETCVECSAKNLKNISELFYYAQKAVLHPTGPLYCPEKKEMRPACVRALTRIFKVSDLDNNGILNDYELTFFQRTCFNTPLAPQALEDVKNVVSKNLTDGVRDNGLTLKGFLFLHTLFIQRGRHETTWTVLRRFGYDDDLELHQDYLFPPLKIPPDCTTELNHNAYLFLQSIFDKHDKDRDCALSPEELMDLFDVFPYVPWGMDVNSTVCTNDQGWITYQGYLSQWTLTTYLDVQRCLEYLGYLGYSIIAEQESQASAITVTRDKKLDLQKKQTQRNVFRCHVFGLTGSGKTGFLQGFLGRNLVHQKTIREEHKSYYAISTAHVYGQEKYLLLHEVFPDFDFLSETELSCDIVCLIYDVSNPCSFEYCAQIFKQYFMDSKTPCMLIAAKSDLPETKQQYCMTPLEFCRKHKMPPPQSYTCNTAAAPSKDIFIKLTTMAVYPHITHADLKSSTFWLRASVGATVFAVFGFAMYRALLRSR from the exons ATGCGAAAAGACGTGAGGATTCTGCTGGTTGGAGAAC CCAAAGTGGGGAAGACATCCCTGATCATGTCATTGGTCAGTGAGGAATTCCCAGCTGTG GTTCCTTACAGAGCTGAGGAGATCACTATACCAGCAGATGTCACACCAGAGAGAGTCCCCACTCATATAGTAGACTACTCAG AAGCTGAACAAACAGATGAACAACTGTATCAAGAGATATCAAAG GCCAATGTTATATGTATAGTCTACTCAGTGAACAACAAGAAGTCTATTGAGAAG GTGACAAGTCACTGGATTCCTCTGATAAATGAGAGAACAGACAAAGATAGCAG GGTTCCGCTGATCCTTGTGGGGAATAAATCTGATCTGGTTGAACATAGTAGTATGGAGACTGTCCTTCCCATCATGAACAAATACACAGAAATAGAGACTTGTGTGGAG TGTTCTGCTAAGAATCTGAAGAATATTTCAGAGTTATTTTACTATGCACAGAAGGCTGTCCTTCACCCTACAGGGCCACTCTACTGTCCAGAAAAGAAAGAG ATGAGGCCTGCCTGTGTTCGAGCATTGACACGAATTTTTAAGGTGTCAGATTTAGACAACAATGGCATCCTCAATGATTATGAGCTCACCTTTTTTCAG AGAACCTGTTTCAACACCCCACTAGCCCCACAAGCCCTGGAGGATgtaaaaaatgttgtaagtaaAAACCTGACGGATGGAGTGCGTGACAATGGGCTCACTCTCAAAG GTTTCCTTTTCCTACATACTCTCTTCATCCAAAGAGGAAGGCATGAGACCACGTGGACGGTACTGCGGAGGTTTGGATATGATGACGATCTTGAGCTGCATCAGGACTACCTGTTTCCCCC GTTAAAAATACCACCGGATTGCACCACAGAGCTCAATCACAATGCTTACCTGTTTCTACAGAGCATCTTTGATAAACATGATAAG GACAGAGACTGTGCTTTATCCCCTGAAGAGCTTATGGATCTCTTCGATGTTTTCCCCTATGTCCCCTGGGGAATGGATGTGAACAGTACCGTCTGCACTAATGACCAGGGCTGGATCACATATCAAGGCTATCTCTCTCAGTGGAC GTTAACAACTTACTTGGATGTCCAGCGATGTCTAGAATATCTTGGCTACCTTGGTTACTCCATCATTGCTGAGCAGGAGTCTCAGGCATCTGCCATAACAG TGACCCGTGATAAGAAGCTCGACCTTCAGAAGAAACAGACGCAACGGAATGTATTTCGCTGTCATGTGTTTGGACTAACTGGAAGTGGCAAAACTGGTTTCCTGCAGGGCTTCCTTGGCAGAAACCTTGTG CATCAGAAGACAATAAGAGAAGAGCATAAATCATATTATGCAATCAGCACTGCACATGTATATGGACAGGAGAAGTACTTGTTG CTCCATGAAGTCTTTCCAGATTTTGATTTCTTGTCTGAGACAGAACTTTCATGTGACATTGTGTGTCTGATCTATGATGTCAGCAACCCCTGCTCTTTTGAGTACTGCGCACAAATCTTCAAG CAATACTTCATGGACAGTAAGACTCCATGTATGTTGATTGCTGCAAAGTCAGACCTGCCAGAAacaaaacagcaatactgtatGACTCCACTGGAATTCTGCCGCAAGCACAAGATGCCTCCACCTCAGTCCTATACCTGTAACACAGCTGCGGCTCCCAGCAAAGACATCTTCATCAAACTCACCACCATGGCCGTGTACCC ACATATTACACATGCTGACCTGAAGAGCTCTACATTTTGGCTCCGAGCAAGTGTTGGTGCCACGGTTTTTGCTGTGTTTGGCTTTGCCATGTACAGAGCCCTCCTCAGATCTCGATGA
- the rhot1b gene encoding mitochondrial Rho GTPase 1b isoform X1, with protein MRKDVRILLVGEPKVGKTSLIMSLVSEEFPAVVPYRAEEITIPADVTPERVPTHIVDYSEAEQTDEQLYQEISKANVICIVYSVNNKKSIEKVTSHWIPLINERTDKDSRVPLILVGNKSDLVEHSSMETVLPIMNKYTEIETCVECSAKNLKNISELFYYAQKAVLHPTGPLYCPEKKEMRPACVRALTRIFKVSDLDNNGILNDYELTFFQRTCFNTPLAPQALEDVKNVVSKNLTDGVRDNGLTLKGFLFLHTLFIQRGRHETTWTVLRRFGYDDDLELHQDYLFPPLKIPPDCTTELNHNAYLFLQSIFDKHDKDRDCALSPEELMDLFDVFPYVPWGMDVNSTVCTNDQGWITYQGYLSQWTLTTYLDVQRCLEYLGYLGYSIIAEQESQASAITVTRDKKLDLQKKQTQRNVFRCHVFGLTGSGKTGFLQGFLGRNLVHQKTIREEHKSYYAISTAHVYGQEKYLLLHEVFPDFDFLSETELSCDIVCLIYDVSNPCSFEYCAQIFKQYFMDSKTPCMLIAAKSDLPETKQQYCMTPLEFCRKHKMPPPQSYTCNTAAAPSKDIFIKLTTMAVYPHARLRCMCTCNRCTFCLCQNFLNSELVQTVRTKLYTVVFSRHITHADLKSSTFWLRASVGATVFAVFGFAMYRALLRSR; from the exons ATGCGAAAAGACGTGAGGATTCTGCTGGTTGGAGAAC CCAAAGTGGGGAAGACATCCCTGATCATGTCATTGGTCAGTGAGGAATTCCCAGCTGTG GTTCCTTACAGAGCTGAGGAGATCACTATACCAGCAGATGTCACACCAGAGAGAGTCCCCACTCATATAGTAGACTACTCAG AAGCTGAACAAACAGATGAACAACTGTATCAAGAGATATCAAAG GCCAATGTTATATGTATAGTCTACTCAGTGAACAACAAGAAGTCTATTGAGAAG GTGACAAGTCACTGGATTCCTCTGATAAATGAGAGAACAGACAAAGATAGCAG GGTTCCGCTGATCCTTGTGGGGAATAAATCTGATCTGGTTGAACATAGTAGTATGGAGACTGTCCTTCCCATCATGAACAAATACACAGAAATAGAGACTTGTGTGGAG TGTTCTGCTAAGAATCTGAAGAATATTTCAGAGTTATTTTACTATGCACAGAAGGCTGTCCTTCACCCTACAGGGCCACTCTACTGTCCAGAAAAGAAAGAG ATGAGGCCTGCCTGTGTTCGAGCATTGACACGAATTTTTAAGGTGTCAGATTTAGACAACAATGGCATCCTCAATGATTATGAGCTCACCTTTTTTCAG AGAACCTGTTTCAACACCCCACTAGCCCCACAAGCCCTGGAGGATgtaaaaaatgttgtaagtaaAAACCTGACGGATGGAGTGCGTGACAATGGGCTCACTCTCAAAG GTTTCCTTTTCCTACATACTCTCTTCATCCAAAGAGGAAGGCATGAGACCACGTGGACGGTACTGCGGAGGTTTGGATATGATGACGATCTTGAGCTGCATCAGGACTACCTGTTTCCCCC GTTAAAAATACCACCGGATTGCACCACAGAGCTCAATCACAATGCTTACCTGTTTCTACAGAGCATCTTTGATAAACATGATAAG GACAGAGACTGTGCTTTATCCCCTGAAGAGCTTATGGATCTCTTCGATGTTTTCCCCTATGTCCCCTGGGGAATGGATGTGAACAGTACCGTCTGCACTAATGACCAGGGCTGGATCACATATCAAGGCTATCTCTCTCAGTGGAC GTTAACAACTTACTTGGATGTCCAGCGATGTCTAGAATATCTTGGCTACCTTGGTTACTCCATCATTGCTGAGCAGGAGTCTCAGGCATCTGCCATAACAG TGACCCGTGATAAGAAGCTCGACCTTCAGAAGAAACAGACGCAACGGAATGTATTTCGCTGTCATGTGTTTGGACTAACTGGAAGTGGCAAAACTGGTTTCCTGCAGGGCTTCCTTGGCAGAAACCTTGTG CATCAGAAGACAATAAGAGAAGAGCATAAATCATATTATGCAATCAGCACTGCACATGTATATGGACAGGAGAAGTACTTGTTG CTCCATGAAGTCTTTCCAGATTTTGATTTCTTGTCTGAGACAGAACTTTCATGTGACATTGTGTGTCTGATCTATGATGTCAGCAACCCCTGCTCTTTTGAGTACTGCGCACAAATCTTCAAG CAATACTTCATGGACAGTAAGACTCCATGTATGTTGATTGCTGCAAAGTCAGACCTGCCAGAAacaaaacagcaatactgtatGACTCCACTGGAATTCTGCCGCAAGCACAAGATGCCTCCACCTCAGTCCTATACCTGTAACACAGCTGCGGCTCCCAGCAAAGACATCTTCATCAAACTCACCACCATGGCCGTGTACCC CCATGCGCGACTGCGCTGCATGTGTACCTGTAACAGGTGCACCTTCTGTCTGTGTCAGAACTTCCTCAACTCTGAGCTTGTCCAGACGGTTCGGACCAAACTCTACACTGTCGTCTTTAGCAG ACATATTACACATGCTGACCTGAAGAGCTCTACATTTTGGCTCCGAGCAAGTGTTGGTGCCACGGTTTTTGCTGTGTTTGGCTTTGCCATGTACAGAGCCCTCCTCAGATCTCGATGA
- the tefm gene encoding transcription elongation factor, mitochondrial, producing MWIAKRLLSSIVLKGHYSLFCRPPSSLPEYELRFLHCTCCKRSRIMVSGFDTLNSSISSELCQENDKLLDSCYTTEQRAAILQHLNTATESELAQVKLLRGRKAVNIIDYRTRHGPFNSLESVINVPLLKHKSAVIVFDSILKPADRKERKKGKVNLAKFIRPEVDRALLEDTSSIVSIVCGTNKIAWTHMDRAKTVLDWQQAECKSFMKGTYMASDYLKDISTVISSFPAADFFVVEKPSISPQNTSLYPVMVHLRTVEAMLFALLTPAREPGCPPKVLNMLRTAIGRHFDLIVGDCRTSGAETVRKMMTESVMKRDPRVLFPHDLVLKHRNSFQMSSRNRGEELCDALLQAVAFFELLQE from the exons ATGTGGATCGCGAAACGTCTTCTGTCCTCTATCGTCCTCAAAG GGCATTACAGTCTGTTTTGTCGTCCTCCAAGCTCCTTGCCTGAATATGAGCTCCGATTCTTGCATTGCACCTGTTGCAAAAGGAGCAGAATAATGGTGTCTGGGTTTGACACCCTGAATTCATCCATTTCATCTGAATTGTGCCAAGAAAACGACAAACTCCTGGACTCATGTTATACTACAGAGCAGCGTGCTGCCATCCTCCAGCATCTTAATACAGCCACAGAGTCAGAACTGGCACAGGTCAAACTGCTGCGAGGACGGAAAGCTGTCAACATCATAGACTACAGAACCAGACATGGACCATTCAACAGTCTGGAGAGTGTCATTAATGTACCCTTACTGAAACACAAGAGTGCTGTCATAGTCTTTGACTCAATCCTCAAACCAGCTGACAGGAAAGAGAGGAAAAAGGGAAAAGTCAATCTGGCTAAATTTATAAGACCTGAGGTTGACCGAGCTCTCTTGGAG GATACAAGCTCTATCGTGTCCATTGTTTGTGGTACTAATAAAATTGCATGGACACACATGGATCGGGCAAAAACTGTCTTAGACTGGCAGCAAGCAGAGTGCAAGAGTTTTATGAAAGGAACGTACATGGCATCAGATTATTTGAAAGAT ATCTCTACTGTTATTTCAAGCTTTCCTGCTGCTGACTTTTTTGTGGTGGAGAAGCCAAGCATCTCTCCCCAGAATACTTCTCTTTATCCAGTCATGGTCCATCTCCGGACAGTAGAGGCCATGCTATTCGCTTTACTCACTCCAGCGAGGGAACCAGGATGCCCTCCTAAAGTCCTTAACATGTTACGCACAGCCATTGGCCGCCATTTTGACCTAATAGTGGGAGATTGTCGGACAAGTGGAGCTGAGACAGTAAGGAAAATGATGACGGAGTCCGTGATGAAGCGAGACCCACGTGTTCTTTTCCCTCATGACTTGGTGTTAAAGCACAGAAACTCCTTTCAGATGAGCAGTAGGAATAGAGGGGAAGAGCTGTGTGACGCTCTTCTGCAAGCTGTCGCATTTTTCGAACTCCTGCAGGAGTAA